GGCAGTATTCAAGCCGTTATGAGTGAGGAGGATTTAAGGAGCTTGTTGGTTGGGGAGATGGCTGGGGCGACGACGGAGGAGGATACAGAtgtggatggggaggagggcATCACGTTGACTgcgttggaggaggagaagaagaactgAGGTGGAGAAAGAGTTTGCTTTTCGGCGGAATGTTGTTGAGATTGATACCTTGCATAGCATTTAGAATAGAATGGCTATATATTCATACAATTGGAGGGATGTCTGACGATTTGCTGCGGAGTTGTATTTGAGAGGGCATTGGACCTGTGGCTCAGTAGAGAGGCCTTGCTCATCAGCAAGCAGCGGCCGCCGTGGAAGTCCGTATGAATTCCATTTGTTTTTTGATAGGAGGCAAGTCGAATCGGCCTTCGAGTTACATTCGCCGTGACTTCATAGAATGTTACTGCCGCAATCGCACATCACATCAGGAACAGTAGGCACGACTAGAATCATGGGGTTTATACTTTCGGACTCAGCCCTCATGGCTTCTAATTCTTCTCGATGAGCATCACTTATTAACTTGAGTTTTATCTCATTGATTTTGGTAGAATACATATACTCACAGGTCATTGCATTTCTATCAGTCACCACAAAGATGGCCTCCAGCgcaagcagaagcagctcAGAATCACTCGAGCCACCACCGTACGCAATACTCCCATGGAAATTTCACCCACCCGACAGCCTGTTGCCCACCAAAGTCTCTCAAGAGGCTGAGTATGACTACCACGGGAATTTTTCTGTCGATCGAGTCGCACACATCGCCGCCTCTGTCATCCGTCTAACTACGGATGCGAGCTTCACCGGCATGGAAGAGGTGGCCAAGGAATTCATCACTATTGCAGAACAGGACACTACCAGACGAGCCTGCCCAGCAAAAAAGCCATACATCACAGAGGCGGTCTGGGTGAACATCCGAATCCGGCCTGCATCGAGGGAGTGGCAAACGCCGAATTGGCATCGTGACTATGTGCCCTTTGAATGCAGATGCGCCCCCGAGGGAAGTCCGGACAGGACACACACCAAGTACATCTTCACCTTACTCGGGCCTCACTTGGAGGTCTGCAAACCTGACTTTCTAGCGGATTTTGCGTTTGAATCTGTGGGTTTCATAAAAAACTTGAGCACGGGGGCGAGGAGGCAACGTTTGGGTGAACGCATGAGGGAgatggacaaggagaagattcAGCCACAGCATTATATTCGATTTGACATGGGGAAACGGACTAGGTCTCCAATTTATACTGAGCCGGACATAACGGACTCGGAAAGCATTCTCGTTAGTGTCATGTTTGGAAGCGCGGTGGAGATCAGGGACATGTGTAGGTTGAGAGGGTTATATTTCTGGGAGTGACTGGAGAATTCGGCTCGCTCTCCGCTGGTCGTGACGCTGTCACAAAGGAGCACGATTTACCGAACAAACCTAACAAACCCGTTAGGCTTGATGAATCCAACGGACCAAATGACTGCGATGAACCCGATGGTTGCGATGGATTAACTAAGTTTCATGGATTAATCGAACAAAATAACGAGATGGGTCAAATGATCACGATAAATGAACTAAGCCCGAGCGATGAAGCATTCCAGTCGACCGAAATGAGCGCAATGGACGTGATGGACGCGATGGACCAGATGAAAGCCGCAACGCCGCAACCTGGTCGAATGAGATGGGCCAGATGGACCGAGTGTACAAACATCGACGAAGAGAAGGATTGAATGATGATCTCTCGGTACGTAATATGACTTTGCATGGGAAAAAAGGAGACTCTAGCGAATTGTTCGAAATCAAATGCTCGCGAAGAAGTTTTTATATTGGAAACTTGGGACATGGGGTAGCCCAATCATGAAATTGACAAGTATCGTTCCTCGGATttgctgtgttggtgtaCTTGAACAAAGCCGTGGTCCTTCCTGCCTTGTGGTTGGCGCAATGTTTGACTTCCAAGTAGAATGCGGCTTAGCGGCGGCTCTTCCAACAGTCTGGACCCGCAACCACAGGAAGCAGCAAGGGGCAGACTCAAAAAGGGCAGGCGCCACATGTGAAGCTCCTTCCCACTGAACTGAACACCGTGGCGGCATTATGGTTCACCTGAGCCTAGGCACTGAACCCGAGAGTCCAGTTTGACACCTAAGCTATTTCAGTACTTCGTACGGAGAAGCCAAAGTAGCACCAAACTGGACCCAGCCTGAGCTGACCTGGTCTGTGGGGAGCCACGGATAATCCGATCGCCGGCTCTTCTGCCCCAAAGGACACCATCAACCTTtagaaccagaaccagaccacattAAACGATCCGATCCCCTCGTGAGATAGAGGACACTTTGTGATCAGGACGACAACCGGATCTGCCTGCGCCTCCCGCACGACTTGAACAAGAACAGAGGAGCCTATTCTCTCGTTCCAAGGGCGCATTACATTTAAAAAAAAGGAATCGTGGATTTATTTGGGCGAGCTGCCAGATTACTTGATCCCTAGTTCACCACACGACTTTATTTCATTCTCATCGCAGGGTTCGCCTGCTAGgccattgtcgccaacaTGAGTTCCGACTACTCATACGATGACCAGGTAAATTGTCCCAAATACACGACTTTTTTTTACTGCTGCGTCTCAAGCATTGCAGTCGTGCGTACATCGAATaccttgttgaccttgttcTCTTAGGCCCAattcttccccttcttcatcctcacatTGACCGGCCTGGTCACTTTACCGATCACATACAACTTGTTGCAGTCTAGCACAGACGATTCTCACCTCGCTCCCCGCATCAAGACCGACTACAAGATTCAACATGGCGGCGTGGTGGAGTCACTACGGGCGGCacagaagaggaagcagcgCAAAATCAAGAGGACACTTGTCGCAGTGGCCGGTTGGGGTCTGATGGGACTCATGGCATATCTGATCATGACGACGAACCCTGTTGAGAGCAAAATTTGGAACCCCTATGATATTCTGGGTATTTCAGATGTTTGTGCCCCCTTGGTCCCAGCGCATGGACACGCAGCATTGATTTTACTGACAACGCCCGCAGTCCGCCACAGAAAAGCAAATAAAATCCCACTACAAGCGCCTGTCCGTCAAGTTCCACCCTGACAAGGTCCGACCTGATGCTTCCAAGAACGAGACTGTCGAGTCTCTCAATGACCACTACGTCGAGCTCACCAAGGCTTACCAAGCCCTGACCGATGAGGAGATCCGCAACAACTATATTCAGTATGGCCACCCCGACGGCAAGCAGAGCTTCAGTATTGGAATCGCTCTACCCAAGTTCATTGTTTCCGACGGCAATGGAAAATATCTCGTCGTTCTGTATACTGGTCTTCTCGGAGTGCTGTTGCCGTATTTGGTTGGCTCATGGTGGTACGGCACCAAGAAGCGTTCCAAGGAGGGTGTCCTCATGGAGAGCGCCAACAACCTGTTCCGCCACTACgatgaggacatggatgagtCTGGAATCATCTCGGCTCTGAGTGCTGGTAAGGAATTTGACAGCGTTCTGAAGGGTGACCAGGCCGAGTCTGGGCTGTCCAAGATTGAGTCGCGAATCTCTGCTGAGGGTGAGGCATCGCCTTTTGCTTGTGGGTTCTCTGTTAAGGATAGGGACAGGCTGGAGGATCTTGAGAGTGGTGTTCGTCGCAAGGTCTTGGGCCTGCTGTGGGCTTACCTCGGCCGTGTTGAGCTCGACGACCCTGCCCTGACCAAGGCCAAGTACGACATTGCTCCTATTGCTCGCTCTCTGAACCAGTCCTTCGCTGCCATTGCTCTCGCCTTTGGCAATATCGGTCCCATTTCTGGTTCTTTCCTCGCTAGCCAACACATTGTTCAGGCCCTCTCGCCAAAGTCATCCCCTCTTCTGCAACTCCCTCATTTCAACCCCAAGATCGCCACGGCTGTTGAGGGTGACTCCAAGACACACATGACTGTACAACAATTCATGGATCTCCCTGACGCCCAAAGACGGCAATTGGCTGTTGGCAAGGGTCTCCTGTCCGAGCAGCAGTATAAGACTGCCGTTAGCGTCGGCAAGCAGCTCCCTTTCCTGCGAGTTTCCAAGGCTTTCTTCAAGGTGACTGGTGAGCGATGCATCATTCCTTCGTCCCTGGTTACCCTTGTCATCAAGGGTCGTTTTATCCCCCCTGGTACTGAAAACGTTCCCGCCGTCAATGAGTTGGATCTTGAAGATGTCGACCCGGCTGAGGATGATCTCGATGCCCTCATGGgccgcaagaagaagaccatTGCCGGACCTGACGGCAAGCCAATTTCAGTTGAAGAGCAGAGTATTCTGCCCCCTCTGGCTTTCGCTCCCCACTACGCCCGCGACCTCACTCCCAAATGGTATGCCTTCCTGAGCGACTCCAAACAGGGCAAGATGGCTGTCCCGCCCTTCACGTTTGACCGATTCGACGAACCCATCTTTGATGAGCAAGGCAAGCCCACGTTCAACATGCAGACTCTCAAGGCACAATTCGCCGCTCCCCCTCAGGCCGGTCACTACACTTTTGTCATGCATGTAGTCTGCGATTCGTACGTTGGATTCGATACCAAGATGGAGGTGACTCTGGTCGTCGAAGAGACCGCCAAGGCGGCCGAGATGGAAGCTGAAGATGACATTTCTGAGCCCGATGAGGGTAAGTTTCTGCGACTTTGACTACTACCTACATCACACTAACGCATATTAGATTCAATTGCTGGCCAAATGCACGCTCTTAAGACTGGCCAAGCACCGCCGCGACCCAGACGGAgagacgatgatgattcagatgatgagagtggcactgaggaggaggaggatgacaCTAGCGATACAGACACTGATACCGAGGACGAGTCATAGACGGGGTGTTTTGCGGATTTTTATTTGTTTCTAGTAATTTTGGGGGATGAAAAGTTGGTGAGTAGgtaggtacggagtacatgtagAGTAAATGCATGGATGGATACCAAGTGTCACTTCTATCGTGACTAGCGCTTTATTGGCATCTCTGAAGCTTTGTCTTAGTGTACATGGATGCATACCAGGTTCTCACTTCCATTGTGACTAGCGCTATTTTGTTACCTCTGAGGCATCATATCAATATACATTGTAGCGGGAGTAGCACACCATTGCACCACAATATTGCAAACCACCATCCATATTCGGTCCCGAATCGAACAACGAAATCTGGCTGACCAGTATCTAAATCTACGAAATATACAACCCACCAGGGGCAGACACCCAACACTACTATGAGTACGCATTACCTAGCACACTCTCACGCCGCAAACCTCCACGCCCTTGCCTTCGATTCTTGCGGCCCTCCCGAAATATGCTTCCATGAGGTCCGTTACAAAAGTTGCGTCTGACACGCTCCATACGTCTAGGCCCATATTTTCAACGGAGTGGCTATCCACGGTGATGGAGTTGGCATCGAGACCTAATCCCCCGTTATTTAATAAGATCTCtgcttcatcttcgccatccgACTCAGCGTCCTCTTCGTCTCTGTACGGAGAAGGGTAAGCTTCGTCTGAGGATTCAACGAGGTCAACTAGTATGGAGAGCATCTGGGTGGTCAGACGGTGGAAGTATGCAATGATGGCGAGTTCAGTACGTGCTTCGTCGGGGTTGGATGCGCGACGACCGGTAAGAGAGGTGAGTGATTCGGAGAGAGGACGGGGAGacatggaggaggaggatgtggGTGCGGGAGCGAGATCAGCGAGGAGAGCGGCATCTCGGGAGGATTCCTCGTGCTCTTCGGAGCGGATCTGCTCGCCGGCGGATGCCCACCACATGTAGCCGTTGTAGGCAAATGCTGCCCAGGATAAGGGCTCGATGAGTGTTTCGATGCCTGggtcctcttcgtccttgacaAGCCGGTGGGAGTGGCTGGTGGAGAGGCGAACGGCAGATGAGTCTGACCGCGGGGAGTCTGGTTCTTGGGGTTGTGGGGAGGAAGCTAGGCGGATGAGACCGGTGCGAAGGGCGTTGAAGCGCCGGAGGTCTCGTTGCGTGGCTTTGACGGGTGTGCCGCGGGGGTATTCGACTGTTGGCCAGGTCCTTTCCTTGGCGTTTGTGGAATGCTCGGGCggcatggtgatgagcatGTCCCAGAGGGTGTCTTTCATGGCGAGGATGCTGTCTGTTGTGCAGGCGATCCAGCCTGagccagcttcatcttcggGGTCTGCGGTGCCCTCCTGGCGCCGCTTGAAAGCTTCAAAGTCCTCCATGAGGAAGGGGATATCGTGAACGCCAATAGTGAATAGGGGGCGTAGACGAGGTGTGGGCGATGAGATCGGGAGTCTGTCGGCGACAGAGAGGGGTATATTggaaagaatggaaatatCGTATACTGAGACGGGTCAGTGAATGTTGGCATGTGTCGTCCATGGATATTGGACTTACCAAAGTCGCAAATTTCGTGGACGGGGGCATGGCAAGAGATGAGAATTCGCTTGCGCAGCAGCGCTGCTCTATGGATGGGGAATATAAGAGGACCAAACTTGTCTAAAAGACTGACAAAGCTCCAGGCCGGGTGGAAGGGGCTCAACCTGTGCTCGGGGGGCATCAATGCCGCCCCATC
The genomic region above belongs to Pochonia chlamydosporia 170 chromosome 2, whole genome shotgun sequence and contains:
- a CDS encoding translocation complex component (similar to Coccidioides immitis RS XP_001243847.1) produces the protein MSSDYSYDDQAQFFPFFILTLTGLVTLPITYNLLQSSTDDSHLAPRIKTDYKIQHGGVVESLRAAQKRKQRKIKRTLVAVAGWGLMGLMAYLIMTTNPVESKIWNPYDILGISDSATEKQIKSHYKRLSVKFHPDKVRPDASKNETVESLNDHYVELTKAYQALTDEEIRNNYIQYGHPDGKQSFSIGIALPKFIVSDGNGKYLVVLYTGLLGVLLPYLVGSWWYGTKKRSKEGVLMESANNLFRHYDEDMDESGIISALSAGKEFDSVLKGDQAESGLSKIESRISAEGEASPFACGFSVKDRDRLEDLESGVRRKVLGLLWAYLGRVELDDPALTKAKYDIAPIARSLNQSFAAIALAFGNIGPISGSFLASQHIVQALSPKSSPLLQLPHFNPKIATAVEGDSKTHMTVQQFMDLPDAQRRQLAVGKGLLSEQQYKTAVSVGKQLPFLRVSKAFFKVTGERCIIPSSLVTLVIKGRFIPPGTENVPAVNELDLEDVDPAEDDLDALMGRKKKTIAGPDGKPISVEEQSILPPLAFAPHYARDLTPKWYAFLSDSKQGKMAVPPFTFDRFDEPIFDEQGKPTFNMQTLKAQFAAPPQAGHYTFVMHVVCDSYVGFDTKMEVTLVVEETAKAAEMEAEDDISEPDEDSIAGQMHALKTGQAPPRPRRRDDDDSDDESGTEEEEDDTSDTDTDTEDES